A stretch of Geomonas oryzisoli DNA encodes these proteins:
- a CDS encoding nucleotide sugar dehydrogenase, which yields MLKHDRIISVIGLGYVGLPVAVAFGKVQKTYGFDINAARIAELKEGHDRTGEVTPDDLREADIVFTDSIDVLREADFHIVAVPTPIDSANQPDLTPMLRASDTVGRALKKGDIVVYESTVYPGVTQDECVPILERVSGLVCGTDFFVGYSPERINPGDKEHTFTKIKKVVSGQDAKTLRIVGDVYESVVTAGVHRAASIMVAEAAKVIENTQRDLNIALMNELALIFDRMGIDTNSVLEAAGTKWNFLKFQPGLVGGHCIGVDPYYLTHKAEKLGYIPQVILAGRRINDGMGKFIAQRTVKEMIRSGHNVLGSRVTVLGLTFKEDCPDLRNSKVIDIIRELQDYGLEVQVSDPLADPDEARHEYGVTLVPRAELQTAESVVIAVAHREYRALSPEQLKRMMDGSPLVIDVKGIFDNNQLAEHGIRLWRL from the coding sequence ATGCTAAAGCACGACCGTATCATCTCCGTCATCGGCTTGGGCTATGTCGGCCTGCCGGTGGCGGTGGCCTTTGGCAAAGTGCAAAAGACCTATGGGTTCGACATCAACGCTGCGCGTATCGCAGAGCTTAAGGAAGGACACGACCGTACCGGAGAGGTGACTCCAGACGACCTCCGCGAGGCGGACATCGTGTTCACCGACAGCATCGACGTGCTGAGGGAGGCCGATTTCCACATCGTGGCAGTGCCCACCCCCATCGACTCCGCCAACCAGCCGGACCTGACCCCGATGCTGCGCGCATCCGACACGGTGGGGCGGGCTCTGAAAAAGGGGGACATCGTCGTGTACGAATCGACGGTTTATCCCGGCGTCACCCAGGACGAGTGCGTCCCCATTCTCGAGCGCGTCTCCGGCCTGGTCTGCGGCACGGACTTTTTCGTCGGGTACAGCCCGGAACGCATCAACCCCGGCGATAAGGAGCACACCTTCACCAAGATCAAGAAGGTCGTCTCCGGTCAGGACGCGAAAACCCTCAGGATCGTGGGGGACGTCTACGAGTCCGTCGTCACCGCCGGCGTGCACCGGGCCGCCTCCATCATGGTCGCCGAGGCCGCCAAGGTCATCGAGAACACCCAGCGCGACCTCAACATCGCGCTCATGAACGAACTCGCCCTCATCTTCGACCGCATGGGGATCGACACCAACTCCGTGCTGGAGGCGGCGGGGACCAAGTGGAACTTCCTCAAGTTCCAGCCGGGACTGGTCGGAGGGCATTGCATCGGGGTCGATCCTTACTATCTGACCCACAAGGCTGAGAAACTCGGCTACATCCCCCAGGTGATCCTGGCCGGTCGACGCATCAATGACGGCATGGGGAAGTTCATCGCCCAGCGCACCGTGAAGGAGATGATCCGGTCCGGGCACAACGTGCTCGGTTCGCGGGTCACCGTGCTCGGTCTGACATTCAAGGAAGACTGCCCTGACCTGCGCAACTCCAAGGTCATCGACATCATCCGGGAGCTGCAGGACTATGGCCTGGAGGTACAGGTGAGCGACCCCTTGGCCGATCCGGATGAGGCCCGCCACGAGTACGGGGTCACCCTGGTTCCGCGCGCGGAACTGCAGACCGCCGAGTCCGTGGTCATAGCCGTAGCACACCGGGAGTACCGTGCACTCTCCCCGGAACAGCTCAAGAGAATGATGGACGGCTCACCATTGGTCATCGACGTGAAAGGGATCTTCGACAACAACCAGTTGGCCGAACACGGCATCAGGCTGTGGAGGCTGTAG
- the kdsA gene encoding 3-deoxy-8-phosphooctulonate synthase, with translation MIREISVGNIKIGGNRPLVLVAGPCVIENEAATLRHAERLMSICNGVGIPLIFKASYDKANRTSVTAFRGPGMDEGLRILAKVKESLGVPVLSDIHSIEQVEPAADVLDVLQIPAFLCRQTDLLVAAAKTGKVVNVKKGQFLAPWDMKNVVGKIRSCENENIILTERGASFGYNNLVVDMRSFPIMRSTGFPVIFDATHSVQLPGGEGTSSGGQREYVEFLSRAAVAAGVDGVFMEVHEDPERALCDGPNSVRLDDLPALLNRLKAIDTIVKQA, from the coding sequence ATGATTCGTGAGATCTCGGTAGGAAACATAAAGATTGGCGGTAACAGGCCGCTGGTGCTGGTAGCCGGGCCGTGCGTGATTGAGAACGAAGCGGCGACGCTGCGCCACGCGGAGCGCCTGATGAGCATCTGCAACGGCGTCGGCATCCCCCTGATCTTCAAGGCCTCCTACGACAAGGCGAACCGCACCTCGGTCACCGCCTTCCGCGGTCCCGGCATGGACGAAGGGCTGAGGATCCTGGCCAAGGTGAAGGAATCGCTGGGCGTTCCGGTCCTCTCCGACATCCATTCCATCGAGCAGGTGGAGCCCGCAGCCGACGTCCTCGACGTGCTGCAGATACCGGCGTTCTTGTGCCGCCAGACCGACCTGCTGGTCGCCGCCGCCAAGACCGGCAAGGTGGTCAACGTGAAGAAGGGGCAGTTCCTGGCGCCGTGGGACATGAAGAACGTGGTCGGCAAGATCCGCTCTTGCGAGAACGAGAACATCATTCTCACCGAGCGCGGAGCGAGCTTTGGCTACAACAACCTTGTGGTCGACATGCGCAGCTTCCCCATCATGCGCTCCACCGGCTTCCCGGTCATCTTCGACGCCACCCACAGCGTCCAGCTCCCGGGAGGGGAGGGGACCTCGTCCGGCGGTCAGCGCGAGTACGTGGAGTTCCTGTCCCGGGCCGCGGTTGCAGCCGGTGTGGACGGCGTCTTCATGGAGGTGCATGAGGATCCCGAGCGCGCCCTGTGCGACGGCCCGAACTCGGTGCGCCTGGACGACCTGCCGGCACTTTTGAACAGGCTGAAGGCCATCGACACCATCGTGAAACAGGCCTAA
- a CDS encoding EAL and HDOD domain-containing protein, whose amino-acid sequence MVDEKFFLGRQPILDRTQQIMGFELLFRSPESLNAANILDVQMASASVIVNALAQFGIQDVLGRHKGFFNVTREVLMSDAVELLPKDRVVIELLESIVADQEVVDRCRSLKALGFSLALDDHVYSPAFHDIYRLIDIVKVDVLETAADSLPEMVENLRKWPLTLLAEKVENAEHYKFCSQLGFDLFQGYYFARPVVLRQNKIDIGKITMMQLMKQVMSDADWAEIEETFKQNPGLTYNLLRLVNSVAMGLRVRIKTLRHALTVLGLEQLKRWITLALYASNDQNGVQSPLLEMAATRGKLMELLILASRGRGAGELADQGFMVGILSLIDVLFEDSMAELVGKLNLVENVKSALLHHEGDLGALLELAELLEQADFPAVSEQLDICELELDQLLSAQLETFSWADKLSASL is encoded by the coding sequence ATGGTTGACGAAAAGTTTTTCCTGGGGCGCCAGCCCATCCTGGACCGGACCCAGCAGATCATGGGGTTCGAGCTCCTGTTCCGCTCGCCGGAAAGCCTGAACGCGGCCAATATCCTCGACGTGCAGATGGCCAGCGCCAGCGTCATCGTCAACGCGCTCGCCCAGTTCGGCATCCAGGACGTGTTGGGACGTCACAAGGGCTTCTTCAACGTCACCCGCGAGGTGCTGATGAGCGACGCGGTGGAGCTCCTGCCCAAGGACCGCGTGGTGATCGAACTGCTGGAAAGCATCGTCGCCGACCAGGAGGTCGTGGACCGCTGCCGCTCCCTGAAGGCCTTAGGCTTCAGCCTCGCCCTGGACGACCACGTCTATTCCCCCGCCTTCCATGACATCTACCGCCTCATCGACATCGTGAAGGTCGATGTCCTGGAGACTGCGGCGGACTCCCTGCCGGAGATGGTGGAAAACCTAAGGAAGTGGCCGCTTACGCTTCTGGCCGAGAAGGTGGAGAACGCCGAGCACTATAAATTCTGCTCGCAGCTCGGCTTCGACCTGTTCCAGGGGTACTACTTCGCGCGTCCGGTGGTGCTCAGGCAGAACAAGATCGACATCGGCAAGATCACCATGATGCAGCTCATGAAGCAGGTGATGTCCGACGCGGACTGGGCCGAGATCGAGGAAACCTTCAAGCAGAACCCGGGGCTCACCTACAACCTGCTCCGCCTGGTGAACTCCGTCGCCATGGGGCTCAGGGTCCGGATCAAGACGCTGCGCCACGCCCTGACCGTGCTGGGGCTCGAGCAGCTCAAGCGCTGGATCACCCTCGCGCTGTACGCCAGCAACGACCAAAACGGCGTGCAAAGCCCGCTTCTGGAGATGGCCGCCACCCGCGGCAAGTTGATGGAGCTCCTCATTCTCGCCTCCCGCGGCCGCGGCGCCGGCGAGCTCGCGGACCAGGGCTTCATGGTCGGCATCCTGTCGCTCATCGACGTGCTGTTCGAGGATTCCATGGCCGAGCTGGTGGGGAAGCTTAACCTCGTGGAGAACGTGAAGAGCGCGCTCTTGCACCACGAGGGGGACCTCGGGGCACTCCTGGAGCTGGCCGAGCTGCTGGAACAGGCGGATTTCCCCGCCGTAAGCGAGCAGTTGGATATCTGCGAGCTGGAACTGGATCAGCTCCTCTCCGCCCAGTTGGAGACCTTCTCGTGGGCCGACAAGCTGAGCGCATCCCTCTAA
- a CDS encoding KpsF/GutQ family sugar-phosphate isomerase, translated as MILEEAKRVIRVEAEALLNLEASIDRTFEKAVEMILNTTGRVVVTGMGKSGLIGQKIASTMASTGTPAFFLHPAEGIHGDLGMIMKGDVVIAISNSGETDEVVRILPIIKRLGASLIAMAGNPNSTLAKSGDIFLDISVKEEACPLGLAPTASTTVTLAMGDAIAVALLVSRGFKAEDFAMFHPGGALGRRLLLKVEDIMHSGEGLPLVSADTLMREALFTITSKGLGITGVTSEDGALVGVITDGDLRRALGQGLDIINLPASALMKKGAKRIRRDELAARALQQMEQYSITSLFVFSDDDATAPVGIVHLHDLLKAGIA; from the coding sequence TTGATTTTAGAAGAAGCGAAGCGGGTAATCAGAGTCGAGGCAGAGGCGCTTTTGAACCTGGAAGCGTCCATCGACCGGACCTTTGAAAAAGCCGTAGAGATGATACTGAACACCACCGGGCGCGTCGTCGTCACCGGCATGGGCAAATCCGGTCTCATCGGCCAGAAGATTGCCTCCACCATGGCCTCCACCGGCACGCCCGCCTTTTTCCTGCATCCCGCGGAAGGCATTCATGGCGATCTCGGCATGATTATGAAAGGGGACGTCGTCATCGCCATCTCCAACTCCGGCGAAACCGACGAGGTGGTGCGCATCCTTCCCATCATCAAGCGGCTGGGCGCTTCCCTCATCGCCATGGCCGGCAACCCCAACTCCACCCTGGCCAAAAGCGGCGACATCTTCCTCGACATCTCTGTGAAGGAAGAGGCCTGCCCCCTGGGGCTCGCCCCGACCGCATCCACCACCGTGACGCTGGCCATGGGCGACGCCATCGCCGTTGCGCTTTTGGTGAGCCGCGGCTTCAAAGCCGAGGACTTCGCCATGTTCCACCCCGGCGGCGCACTTGGGCGCAGACTCCTTTTGAAGGTCGAGGACATCATGCACTCCGGCGAGGGACTTCCGCTGGTGAGCGCCGACACCTTGATGCGCGAGGCGCTCTTCACCATCACCTCCAAGGGGTTGGGCATCACCGGCGTCACCTCTGAAGACGGCGCCCTGGTCGGGGTCATCACCGACGGCGACCTGCGCCGGGCCCTGGGGCAGGGGCTCGACATCATCAACCTCCCTGCATCGGCGCTGATGAAGAAGGGGGCCAAGCGGATCCGCCGCGACGAACTGGCCGCGCGCGCCCTGCAGCAGATGGAGCAGTACTCCATCACCTCGCTCTTCGTCTTCTCCGACGATGACGCCACCGCCCCGGTCGGCATCGTGCACCTGCACGACCTGCTGAAGGCCGGCATAGCATAG
- a CDS encoding SLBB domain-containing protein has protein sequence MKRILFLVVSLTLLSVATAFSASITEDSSGYTSPAAVKEDDASPEISSDYFTKSEDADGDSQGTVRNDDQSSYRRTAPVREAGSDSDAVEAAPAKGTQEQSDDVTEMRGREERDFFDPSTGKEERQMQDGKWSKERQTLEEKDKKDKTDKKEKKDKKKTVKAPAKKRTPQAVEPSALEKAMGENPVTVDKSKAQPYGWDQLTQFGYSFFKRGKDTFAAQTDVPVGPDYLVGPGDRLIVTLWGSVNGSYKLEVNRSGEIVLPKVGAVKVAGVTFGELPALLRGSVARIYKDFQLNVNLDKLRLIKVYVVGEVASPGDYNVSSLSTVISALSAAGGPTKNGSLRNIQINRNGKVMETVDLYDFFLKGDKGKDIRLQPGDTILVPVIGRVAGIVGNVRRPGIYELKGESTLKDVFALGGGANPTGYLQRVQLYRVEAHDKKVVKDFNLDLSGPAAEQQISGIKMQDMDLVNVLPIDSVLRGYVRLEGHVLRPGDYALKPGMKVSSLLQGDNLLPQYHGGAGQIIRLYPPDLHPEIVYFDVTGALKGDPAQDVELKEFDRVKIFSREQMEETPVVKVSGEVQRPGQVRYLDNMTVRDLLMQVGNVKLSAYLGSAEITRIKRDGGSVTSYSLTVNLEQALKGGEENIKLEPFDELTVRRIPNWAEATERYVTLKGEVMFPGTYPIYKGERLSSVIARAGGFTDLAYLKGVRFTRENVRKLQQQRMDEALDRAQDQIIKLQSNVSQTAASAEEVASSKTTLDNLMRSIEILKAKKAEGRVLMEITSLRDLKGGMYDLELQGGDQLTVPSDPGGINVIGDVYNQSTVVTQRGRDIDWYIKQVGGPTGDADMDGIYVVKVDGSVISQANSSKFMFYNSFWGKKLDSGDTIIVPRQYEKTAWLRGAKDIASVIGNIAVTAGVLVAAGL, from the coding sequence ATGAAGAGAATTCTGTTTCTTGTGGTAAGCCTTACGCTTTTGTCCGTTGCAACCGCCTTTTCAGCATCCATCACCGAGGACTCATCCGGCTATACGTCCCCCGCGGCCGTCAAAGAGGATGACGCTTCCCCCGAAATCTCTTCCGACTACTTCACCAAATCCGAAGACGCCGATGGCGACTCCCAGGGTACCGTTCGCAACGACGATCAGTCGAGCTACAGGCGCACTGCGCCTGTCCGTGAAGCCGGCTCAGACTCTGACGCTGTCGAAGCCGCCCCCGCAAAGGGAACCCAGGAACAGTCCGATGATGTCACGGAGATGCGGGGCAGGGAAGAGCGTGACTTCTTCGATCCTTCGACGGGCAAAGAAGAGCGGCAGATGCAGGACGGCAAGTGGAGCAAGGAACGCCAGACCCTGGAAGAGAAGGATAAGAAGGACAAAACAGACAAGAAGGAAAAAAAGGATAAGAAGAAGACGGTCAAGGCGCCGGCCAAAAAGAGGACGCCGCAGGCGGTAGAGCCCTCGGCGCTGGAAAAGGCCATGGGGGAGAACCCCGTCACGGTGGACAAGTCCAAGGCGCAGCCTTACGGGTGGGATCAGCTGACCCAGTTCGGCTACAGCTTCTTCAAACGCGGCAAGGACACCTTCGCGGCCCAGACCGACGTTCCGGTGGGGCCCGACTACCTGGTCGGCCCGGGCGACCGCCTGATCGTCACCCTGTGGGGCAGCGTCAACGGCAGTTACAAGCTCGAAGTTAATCGCAGCGGCGAGATCGTGCTCCCCAAAGTGGGGGCCGTCAAGGTCGCCGGGGTGACCTTCGGTGAGCTCCCCGCCCTGTTGCGGGGGAGCGTGGCACGCATCTACAAGGACTTCCAGCTCAACGTGAACCTCGACAAGCTGAGACTGATCAAGGTGTACGTGGTAGGGGAGGTGGCTTCCCCCGGCGACTACAACGTGAGCTCGCTCTCCACCGTGATCAGCGCACTCTCCGCCGCCGGCGGTCCCACCAAAAACGGCAGCCTGCGCAACATTCAGATCAATCGCAACGGCAAGGTTATGGAGACGGTCGATCTGTATGACTTCTTCCTGAAGGGGGACAAAGGGAAGGACATCCGGCTGCAGCCGGGCGACACCATCCTGGTTCCGGTCATCGGCCGCGTCGCCGGCATCGTGGGCAACGTCAGGCGTCCCGGCATCTACGAGCTGAAGGGGGAGAGCACGCTGAAGGATGTCTTCGCCCTGGGCGGCGGCGCCAATCCGACCGGTTACCTGCAGAGGGTGCAGTTGTACCGCGTCGAGGCGCACGACAAGAAAGTCGTCAAGGACTTCAACCTGGACCTGAGCGGGCCGGCTGCGGAGCAACAGATCTCCGGCATCAAAATGCAGGACATGGACCTGGTCAACGTCCTGCCCATAGACAGCGTGCTGCGTGGCTATGTGAGGCTCGAGGGGCATGTGCTGCGCCCCGGGGACTACGCGCTGAAGCCGGGCATGAAGGTCAGCTCCCTTCTGCAGGGCGACAACCTCCTGCCGCAATATCACGGCGGTGCGGGGCAGATCATCCGTCTCTATCCGCCGGACCTGCATCCCGAGATCGTCTACTTCGACGTCACCGGAGCGCTGAAGGGCGATCCCGCCCAGGACGTGGAGCTCAAGGAGTTCGACCGGGTGAAGATCTTCTCGCGGGAGCAGATGGAGGAGACCCCCGTCGTCAAGGTGAGCGGTGAGGTGCAACGGCCGGGACAGGTCCGTTACCTGGACAACATGACCGTGCGCGACCTGCTCATGCAGGTGGGGAACGTGAAGCTCTCCGCCTATCTCGGCAGTGCCGAAATCACCAGGATCAAGCGCGATGGCGGCTCGGTCACCTCCTACTCCCTCACCGTTAACCTGGAGCAGGCGCTGAAAGGCGGCGAGGAAAACATCAAGCTCGAGCCGTTCGACGAACTCACCGTGCGCCGCATTCCCAACTGGGCAGAGGCCACCGAGCGTTACGTCACCTTGAAGGGTGAAGTGATGTTCCCCGGCACCTATCCCATCTACAAGGGGGAGCGGCTCAGCTCAGTCATCGCCCGCGCCGGCGGCTTCACCGACCTTGCCTACCTGAAAGGGGTGCGCTTTACCAGGGAGAACGTCCGCAAGCTGCAGCAGCAGCGCATGGACGAGGCCCTGGACAGGGCGCAGGACCAGATCATCAAGCTGCAGAGCAACGTTTCCCAGACCGCAGCCTCCGCCGAAGAGGTCGCCAGTTCCAAGACCACCCTCGACAACCTGATGCGCAGCATAGAGATTCTGAAAGCGAAGAAGGCGGAGGGACGCGTGCTGATGGAGATCACCTCCCTGCGCGACCTGAAGGGTGGCATGTACGACCTCGAACTGCAGGGGGGGGATCAGCTTACCGTCCCGAGTGACCCCGGTGGCATCAACGTGATCGGGGACGTCTACAACCAGAGCACCGTCGTTACCCAGCGCGGCCGGGATATCGATTGGTACATTAAGCAGGTTGGCGGGCCAACCGGCGATGCCGACATGGACGGCATTTACGTGGTGAAGGTGGACGGCTCGGTCATCAGCCAGGCAAACTCCTCCAAGTTCATGTTCTACAACTCCTTCTGGGGCAAGAAGCTTGACTCCGGCGACACCATCATCGTGCCGAGGCAGTACGAGAAGACGGCATGGCTTAGAGGTGCCAAGGATATCGCTTCAGTCATTGGCAACATAGCTGTTACTGCCGGTGTTTTGGTTGCCGCCGGACTCTAA
- a CDS encoding KdsC family phosphatase, translated as MEERLKKIKLLILDVDGVLTDGRIIFDSNGVESKFFNVKDGHGIKMLQRSGIEVGIISGRESQVVYNRAVELGIGQVYQKSLDKLVPYRQMLEATGLSDEQVAFMGDDVIDIPLLKRVGFAAAPADAVQEVLPFAHFVARNRGGWGAVRELCDLILKAQGTWESVTSRYYV; from the coding sequence ATGGAAGAAAGACTCAAAAAGATCAAGCTCTTGATACTCGACGTGGACGGTGTCCTCACCGACGGACGCATCATCTTCGATTCCAACGGTGTGGAGAGCAAGTTCTTCAACGTGAAGGACGGACACGGCATCAAGATGCTGCAGCGCTCCGGCATCGAGGTCGGCATCATCTCCGGCCGCGAGTCGCAGGTGGTCTACAACCGCGCCGTGGAACTGGGGATAGGCCAGGTCTACCAGAAGTCACTGGACAAGCTGGTGCCGTACCGCCAGATGCTCGAGGCGACCGGCCTTTCCGACGAGCAGGTCGCCTTCATGGGGGACGACGTCATCGACATACCGCTTCTGAAGCGGGTGGGTTTCGCTGCCGCACCTGCCGATGCCGTTCAGGAGGTGCTTCCCTTCGCCCACTTCGTTGCCAGGAACCGTGGCGGCTGGGGAGCTGTGCGTGAGCTCTGTGACCTGATCCTGAAGGCCCAGGGGACCTGGGAGAGCGTGACCTCCAGGTACTACGTGTAA
- a CDS encoding CTP synthase: MKTKFIFVTGGVVSSIGKGLAAASLGALLEARGLRVTIQKLDPYINVDPGTMSPFQHGEVFVTDDGAETDLDLGHYERYTSSKLSKKSNFTTGQVYFSVIEKERRGDYLGGTVQVIPHITDQIKANILENAKGSDIAIVEIGGTVGDIESLPFLEAIRQLKSDRGAGNVLYLHVTLVPYIRTAGELKTKPTQHSVKELREIGIQPDILLCRCEQELPQDMKAKIALFCNVEEKAVITSRDAEHIYAVPLALNLEGLDDQVVEKLNIWTKAPDLSHWQQVVSKLTNPACGEVRIAVVGKYVDLKESYKSLSEALTHGGIANDCRVTLNYLDSEKIEEEGAEKYLADVDGILVPGGFGERGTEGKIKAIEYARVNKVPFFGICLGMQMAAVEFARNVCKLPEAFSSEFKPACQSPVIHLMEEQKGVDKKGGTMRLGAYPCSLTKGTFAQKAYGATEISERHRHRYEFNNAFRAALEEKGLIISGIYKEGNLVEIVELADHPWFLGCQFHPEFKSKPLNPHPLFKAFIGATKARKG; the protein is encoded by the coding sequence GTGAAGACAAAATTCATCTTTGTTACCGGCGGCGTTGTCTCCTCTATAGGTAAGGGACTCGCCGCCGCTTCTTTGGGCGCTCTGCTGGAGGCACGGGGGCTTCGGGTCACCATCCAGAAGCTGGATCCGTACATCAACGTCGATCCGGGCACCATGTCACCGTTCCAGCACGGCGAGGTCTTCGTCACCGACGACGGCGCCGAGACCGACCTCGACCTCGGTCACTACGAGCGCTACACCTCCAGCAAGCTCTCCAAGAAGAGCAACTTCACCACGGGACAGGTCTACTTCTCGGTCATCGAGAAGGAGCGCCGCGGCGATTACCTCGGTGGCACCGTGCAGGTCATCCCGCACATCACCGACCAGATCAAGGCCAACATCCTCGAGAACGCCAAGGGTAGCGACATCGCCATCGTCGAGATCGGCGGTACCGTGGGCGACATCGAGTCGCTGCCGTTTCTCGAGGCGATCCGCCAGTTGAAAAGCGACCGTGGCGCGGGGAACGTGCTCTACCTGCACGTCACCCTGGTCCCCTACATTAGGACCGCGGGCGAGCTGAAGACCAAGCCGACCCAGCACTCGGTCAAGGAACTGCGCGAGATCGGCATCCAGCCCGACATCCTCTTATGCCGCTGCGAGCAGGAGCTCCCCCAGGACATGAAGGCGAAGATCGCTCTCTTCTGCAACGTGGAGGAGAAGGCCGTCATCACCTCCCGCGACGCCGAGCACATCTACGCGGTGCCGCTGGCGCTGAACCTGGAAGGGCTCGACGACCAGGTGGTCGAAAAACTCAACATCTGGACCAAGGCGCCGGACCTCTCCCACTGGCAGCAGGTGGTCTCCAAGCTGACCAACCCTGCCTGCGGCGAGGTGCGCATCGCCGTCGTCGGCAAGTACGTCGATCTCAAGGAATCCTACAAGTCGCTCTCCGAGGCGCTCACCCACGGCGGCATCGCCAACGACTGCCGCGTCACCCTCAACTACCTCGACTCCGAAAAGATAGAGGAGGAGGGGGCCGAGAAGTACCTGGCCGATGTGGACGGCATCCTGGTTCCGGGCGGCTTCGGCGAGCGCGGCACCGAGGGGAAGATCAAGGCGATCGAGTACGCCCGCGTCAACAAGGTTCCCTTCTTCGGCATCTGCCTCGGCATGCAGATGGCAGCCGTCGAGTTCGCGCGCAACGTCTGCAAGCTCCCCGAGGCGTTCTCCAGCGAGTTCAAACCCGCCTGCCAGAGCCCGGTGATTCACCTGATGGAAGAGCAGAAAGGTGTCGACAAGAAGGGGGGCACCATGCGCCTGGGCGCGTACCCCTGCTCGCTGACCAAGGGGACTTTCGCGCAGAAGGCCTACGGCGCCACCGAGATCTCCGAGCGCCACCGTCACCGTTACGAGTTTAACAACGCCTTCCGCGCCGCACTGGAAGAGAAGGGGCTGATCATCTCCGGCATCTACAAGGAAGGCAACCTCGTGGAGATCGTCGAACTGGCCGACCATCCCTGGTTCCTGGGGTGCCAGTTCCACCCCGAGTTCAAGTCCAAGCCGCTCAACCCGCACCCCTTGTTCAAGGCGTTCATCGGGGCCACCAAGGCGCGCAAAGGCTAG
- the kdsB gene encoding 3-deoxy-manno-octulosonate cytidylyltransferase, with translation MKITAVIPARYASTRFEAKALADIMGKPMVQHVYERASKASLVSEVIVATDDERIAAAVRAFGGRVEMTSVEHETGTDRLAEVAGRLDADIIVNVQGDEPLIDPAMIDQAIAPMLEDPSIPMATLKCRIKTLHDFLSPNVVKVVADPKGNVLYFSRSPLPFFRDKWNDLKDDAFCCGKLLCYKHVGLYVYRREFLPVFAALPPSYLEMAEKLEQLRVLENGYRIRIVETECESIGVDTPADLEKVLAKLKG, from the coding sequence ATGAAAATAACCGCGGTAATTCCCGCCAGGTATGCTTCTACGCGTTTTGAGGCGAAGGCATTGGCGGACATCATGGGCAAACCCATGGTCCAGCATGTGTATGAGCGTGCCTCGAAGGCCTCCCTCGTTTCCGAGGTGATCGTGGCGACCGACGACGAGCGGATCGCCGCTGCGGTACGCGCCTTCGGCGGGCGGGTGGAGATGACCTCGGTGGAGCACGAGACCGGCACCGACCGTCTCGCCGAGGTGGCGGGCAGGCTCGACGCCGACATCATCGTCAACGTGCAGGGGGACGAACCTCTCATCGATCCGGCCATGATCGACCAGGCCATCGCACCGATGCTCGAGGATCCCTCCATCCCGATGGCGACCCTCAAGTGCCGCATCAAGACGCTGCACGACTTCCTGTCGCCCAACGTGGTGAAGGTGGTCGCCGACCCGAAGGGTAACGTACTTTATTTTTCCCGTTCGCCGCTGCCGTTTTTCCGCGACAAGTGGAACGACCTGAAGGACGATGCCTTCTGCTGCGGCAAGCTGTTGTGTTACAAGCACGTGGGACTCTACGTGTACCGCAGGGAGTTTCTGCCGGTGTTCGCAGCGCTTCCCCCGAGCTACCTCGAGATGGCCGAGAAGCTCGAGCAGTTGCGGGTCCTGGAGAACGGCTACCGCATCAGGATCGTCGAGACCGAGTGCGAGTCGATCGGCGTCGACACCCCGGCCGACCTGGAGAAGGTGCTGGCAAAGTTGAAAGGCTAA